From a region of the Helianthus annuus cultivar XRQ/B chromosome 5, HanXRQr2.0-SUNRISE, whole genome shotgun sequence genome:
- the LOC110943271 gene encoding proline-rich receptor-like protein kinase PERK1: MRYLRPATPPSSTTTSPTPLPIGQVIRIAIFAGAFTVILLSIFCIFLCKKKKKNTRTHPAPNYLLSPPKVDPSHVIMMPPVEYSPPPESNKTLFTYEDLANATQGFSDANIIGRGGFGYVHKGVLPTGEKVAIKRLKVGSRQGESEFQAEVATANRIHHKHLVSLVGHCTTGLERLLVYEFVPNNTLEYHLHGESSFCS; the protein is encoded by the exons ATGCGTTATCTACGGCCAGCAACACCACCGTCCAGCACCACCACTTCACCCACGCCATTGCCAATAGGTCAGGTGATTCGCATTGCAATATTTGCAGGAGCATTCACAGTCATATTATTAAGTATTTTCTGTATCTTCTTAtgtaaaaagaagaagaagaatacaAGAACTCACCCTGCACCAAATTACCTTCTTTCTCCACCTAAAG TTGATCCTTCTCACGTTATTATGATGCCACCAGTAGAATACTCACCACCACCAGAATCCAACAAGACCTTATTCACGTACGAGGATTTAGCAAATGCAACACAAGGTTTCTCGGATGCTAATATCATTGGACGTGGTGGATTTGGTTACGTACATAAAGGGGTGCTTCCAACCGGAGAGAAAGTTGCCATTAAACGGTTGAAGGTTGGAAGCCGACAAGGGGAATCTGAATTCCAGGCTGAAGTTGCTACTGCTAACCGTATTCATCACAAACACCTGGTTTCTTTGGTTGGACATTGCACTACTGGACTTGAGAGGTTATTGGTTTATGAGTTTGTTCCAAACAACACTTTGGAATACCACTTACATGGTGAGTCAAGTTTTTGTTCTTAG
- the LOC110938907 gene encoding proline-rich receptor-like protein kinase PERK1, which translates to MKSTNILLDCNFEPKVADFGLARFFPETNTHVSTRVMGTFGYLAPEYALTGKLTEKSDVFSFGIILLELITGRPPVDKDQFLDDNIVDWARPLMKRVLKDGNFSSLVDTRMQNNYDCTVMARMIACAAVCVHHLARRRPSMSQIVGVLEGNLTLRHLDHHNCHESSDHDN; encoded by the exons ATGAAGTCtacgaatatacttcttgattgcaATTTCGAGCCAAAG GTTGCGGATTTTGGACTTGCTCGATTCTTTCCCGAAACAAATACCCATGTTTCTACTCGTGTGATGGGCACTTTTGG ATATTTAGCTCCGGAGTATGCTTTGACAGGGAAGTTGACTGAGAAATCGGATGTGTTTTCCTTTGGTATCATTCTTCTTGAATTGATTACTGGGCGTCCACCCGTTGATAAAGATCAATTCTTAGATGATAACATCGTTGACTGG GCAAGGCCATTGATGAAACGCGTGTTGAAGGATGGCAATTTTAGCTCATTAGTCGACACAAGAATGCAAAATAATTATGACTGCACTGTAATGGCTAGGATGATAGCATGTGCCGCTGTTTGTGTACACCATTTGGCAAGACGAAGGCCATCAATGAGCCAAATTGTTGGAGTCTTAGAAGGAAACTTGACACTCAGGCATTTAGATCACCACAATTGTCATGAAAGTTCAGATCACGACAATTAG
- the LOC118492297 gene encoding uncharacterized protein LOC118492297 — MKIRLVVYTGGKWEIVNGKLEYVADADSSRRGLEIEPNLSYTALLSKLSNICSSTNITKLSYRLSSFSDPIDIINDEDLAIFYNFAMENIFEIYKLYVIEGFGVGSSGFSSPKKFLVPDLNFCTDEENYDVVNDSQPNPDNSFENCSRSSSITFEPGHVFNNKEDMKLELGKKCLLEHFEFKVDRSSKTRYQVSCLVDGCGWRFRARSFGDSGVFFVKSFNDKHTCSKTLTYPHVRQANPHVVAHYLKEPLKDSGRIYRCNEIVKDFRQRFQVEITTSQAWRGKSLALELLQGSSRESFAELPLYCYNLERANPGSVTHIKTDHERRFEMVFVAIGAAIRTFICNLRPVVIIDAAHLKGEFKGTLFLAVGMDGNNQILPISYGIGKSEDGECWTWFLSKLKECIGEIPEMAIISDRANSIHLAVRNVFPHVYHGLCCRHLMMNLRLPSDKKKENEKLWWKTCKSYRLSDFNESFNALCLAVPRVRHTLTSIGFGRWARAHCPGNRYHYMTSNSAESINALSRHSRKMPVTQLLEFFRQSVQKWFYDRRLQGIHEKHLLTQWAQKKIFKKIEGSRTWTVAGIELNSYSVADSGKGGLVDFVNGTCSCRVWQVSGLPCGHVIAVSKFLGETDCSKYCFPCYSNEVYKKTYEEAIYPLPHRSEWETPEDLINLQPPHMTKRQAGRPRENNRILSRGEEPTPLYCSRCNSYGHHRDVCRQPMPSEVRTRKHPDKGKGKETDNPDDFTQSPADYMYPSFNLGDF; from the exons ATGAAGATTCGTTTGGTTGTATACACTGGCGGAAAGTGGGAAATCGTTAACGGAAAGTTGGAGTATGTTGCTGATGCTGATTCAAGTAGACGTGGTTTAGAAATTGAACCCAACCTTTCATACACCGCTCTTTTAAGTAAACTGTCAAACATTTGTAGTTCTACAAACATTACGAAGTTATCTTATCGGTTGTCTTCCTTTAGTGATCCCATAGATATAATAAACGATGAAGATCTTGcaattttttataattttgctatggaaaatatttttgaaatttataaattatatgtGATTGAAGGGTTTGGTGTTGGATCATCTGGTTTTTCAAGTCCAAAAAAATTTTTAGTTCCTGATTTAAATTTCTGTACTGATGAAGAAAATTATGATGTTGTAAACGACTCCCAACCAAATCCTGATAATTCTTTCGAAAATTGTTCGCGATCTTCATCAATTACTTTTGAACCAGGTCACGTATTTAATAACAAAGAAGACATGAAACTTGAATTGGGAAAAAAATGTTTGTTAGAACACTTTGAGTTTAAAGTAGATAGATCCTCTAAAACTCGATACCAGGTGTCATGTTTGGTCGACGGTTGCGGTTGGCGTTTCCGTGCAAGGAGTTTTGGAGATAGTGGGGTGTTTTTTGTTAAGAGTTTTAACGATAAACACACGTGCTCGAAGACGCTAACGTACCCACATGTTCGTCAGGCAAACCCACATGTTGTTGCTCATTATTTAAAAGAACCTTTAAAAGACAGTGGAAGAATATATCGTTGTAATGAAATAGTGAAAGATTTTAGACAGAGATTCCAAGTTGAGATAACCACTAGTCAAGCTTGGCGTGGAAAAAGTCTGGCACTAGAGCTTTTACAAGGATCAAGCAGAGAGTCGTTCGCAGAACTACCACTTTACTGTTACAATCTTGAGCGGGCAAATCCTGGTTCTGTTACACATATCAAGACTGATCACGAGCGTCGGTTTGAGATGGTCTTTGTCGCGATTGGTGCTGCG aTTCGTACCTTTATATGCAATTTAAGACCGGTGGTGATCATTGATGCTGCACACCTAAAGGGTGAATTTAAGGGGACGTTATTTTTAGCTGTTGGAATGGATGGAAACAACCAAATTTTACCAATTTCCTACGGAATAGGAAAATCAGAGGATGGTGAATGTTGGACATGGTTTCTGTCAAAGCTTAAAGAATGTATCGGTGAAATACCTGAAATGGCCATAATTTCGGATAGAGCGAATTCTATACATCTGGCTGTTAGAAACGTCTTTCCACATGTTTATCATGGGTTATGCTGTCGTCATTTAATGATGAACCTACGTTTACCCtctgataaaaaaaaagaaaatgagaagTTGTGGTGGAAGACATGCAAATCGTACCGATTGTCTGATTTTAACGAGTCATTTAATGCTCTTTGTCTTGCCGTTCCTAGAGTGCGACACACTCTAACAAGTATTGGGTTCGGTAGATGGGCACGGGCGCATTGTCCAGGCAATCGATATCATTATATGACATCTAACAGCGCGGAGTCTATTAACGCTTTATCTAGACACTCGCGTAAAATGCCGGTAACACAACTCTTAGAGTTCTTCCGGCAATCTGTACAAAAGTGGTTTTACGATCGCCGTTTGCAAGGTATACATGAAAAACATTTACTTACACAGTGGGCACAgaagaaaatttttaaaaaaattgaagggTCTAGAACATGGACGGTTGCTGGGATTGAGTTAAACAGTTATTCTGTTGCAGACAGTGGAAAGGGGGGTTTAGTGGACTTTGTTAATGGAACATGTAGTTGCCGAGTTTGGCAGGTTTCTGGTTTACCATGCGGGCATGTTATCGCCGTTTCAAAATTTTTAGGTGAAACCGACTGCAGTAAGTATTGCTTCCCGTGTTACTCCAACGAAGTCTATAAGAAAACTTATGAAGAAGCGATTTATCCTCTCCCGCATAGATCTGAATGGGAGACTCCAGAAGACCTTATCAATCTTCAACCGCCACATATGACAAAGCGCCAGGCTGGTCGTCCTCGAGAAAACAACCGAATCTTATCCCGCGGGGAAGAACCTACTCCCCTCTATTGTTCCCGATGTAACTCATATGGTCATCATCGGGATGTATGTCGGCAGCCCATGCCGTCAGAAGTTCGTACTCGCAAACACCCAGACAAAGGGAAAGGGAAAGAAACCGATAATCCTGATGATTTTACACAATCTCCTGCTGATTATATGTATCCGTCTTTCAACTTGGGAGACTTTTAA
- the LOC118492298 gene encoding hypersensitive-induced response protein 4 has protein sequence MGNASCVFAGCIDQASVGIVEKWGRFEKMAEPGLNFFNPCAGQYLAGVLSTRIQSLEVKIETKTKDNVFVQIISSIQYRVIKQSADDAFYELQNPGEQIQAYVFDVVRAQVPRMTLDQLFEQKDEVAKTVLEELEKVMGGYGYSIEHILMVDIIPDPSVRRAMNEINAAQRLQLASVYKGEADKILQVKKAEAEAEAKYLGGVGVARQRQAITDGLRENILNFSNKVEGASAKEVMDLIMITQYFDTIKDLGTSSNNTTVFIPHGPGHVRDIGDQIRNGLMEAKAGAS, from the exons ATGGGGAACGCATCGTGCGTGTTTGCAGGTTGCATAGACCAAGCGAGCGTGGGAATTGTGGAAAAATGGGGTCGGTTTGAGAAAATGGCAGAGCCAGGCCTCAATTTCTTCAACCCTTGCGCCGGTCAGTATCTCGCCGGTGTTCTCTCCACCAGGATTCAGTCTCTTGAAGTCAAAATCGAGACTAAAACCAAG GATAATGTATTTGTTCAGATAATTTCTTCCATTCAGTACCGAGTAATAAAGCAAAGCGCTGACGATGCCTTCTACGAGTTGCAGAACCCTGGGGAACAAATTCAAGCATATGTTTTTGATG TTGTAAGGGCACAGGTTCCAAGAATGACTTTGGATCAGCTCTTTGAGCAGAAGGATGAAGTTGCAAAGACTGTATTGGAGGAACTCGAGAAG GTGATGGGAGGATATGGGTACTCGATAGAGCATATACTGATGGTGGACATTATACCTGATCCCTCTGTGCGTAGAGCAATGAACGAAATCAATGCAG CACAAAGGCTTCAACTTGCTAGTGTATACAAAGGAGAAGCTGATAAGATCCTTCAAGTTAAGAAAGCAGAAGCGGAGGCTGAAGCCAAATATTTGGGGGGAGTTGGCGTGGCAAGGCAGAGACAAGCAATAACAGATGGATTAAGAGAAAACATATTAAACTTTTCGAATAAGGTGGAAGGTGCATCTGCAAAAGAAGTGATGGATCTTATTATGATCACACAATACTTTGACACTATTAAAGATCTTGGAACTTCATCAAACAACACCACCGTTTTCATTCCCCATGGCCCGGGCCATGTTAGAGATATTGGCGATCAGATTCGTAACGGCCTCATGGAAGCCAAAGCAGGAGCCAGCTAA